One part of the Muntiacus reevesi chromosome 18, mMunRee1.1, whole genome shotgun sequence genome encodes these proteins:
- the CCDC43 gene encoding coiled-coil domain-containing protein 43, translating into MAAPSAVAAAASSERDGGGSGFESWLDGRLEALGVDRAVYGAYILGVLQEEEEEEKLDALQGILSAFLEEDSLLNICKEIVERWSETQNVVTKVKKEDEVQAIATLIEKQAQIVVKPRMVSEEEKQRKAALLAQYADVTDEEDEADEKDDSGATTMSIGSDKSLFRNTNVEDVLNARKLERDTLRDESQRKKEQDKLQRERDKLAKQERKEKEKKRTQRGERKR; encoded by the exons ATGGCGGCGCCCAGCgcagtggctgctgctgcctccAGCGAGAGAGATGGAGGGGGCAGCGGCTTTGAATCGTGGCTAGATGGACGGTTGGAGGCGCTGGGAGTGGACCGAGCCGTTTATGGCGCCTACATCTTGGGTGtcctgcaggaggaggaggaagaagagaagctgGATGCTCTGCAGGGTATTCTCTCTGCTTTCCTG GAAGAAGATTCCCTCCTTAATATCTGCAAGGAGATTGTGGAACGATGGTCAGAAACTCAGAATGTTGTCACCAAAGTGAAAAAAGAAG aTGAGGTCCAGGCCATTGCCACCCTCATTGAGAAGCAGGCGCAGATCGTGGTGAAGCCCAGAATGGTGTCAGAAGAGGAGAAGCAGAGGAAAGCTGCCCTTCTGGCTCAGTATGCTGATGTGACAGATGAAGAGGA TGAAGCGGATGAGAAGGATGACTCGGGCGCCACCACGATGAGCATTGGTTCTGACAAAT CTCTGTTCCGAAACACCAATGTGGAAGATGTCCTCAATGCCCGAAAACTGGAGCGAGACACGCTTCGGGATGAgtcccagaggaagaaggaaCAGGACAAGctgcagagggagagagacaaacTAGCTAAGCAGGAAcgcaaggaaaaggaaaagaaaaggacacaAAGAGGGGAGCGAAAGCGATAA